The proteins below come from a single Eucalyptus grandis isolate ANBG69807.140 chromosome 3, ASM1654582v1, whole genome shotgun sequence genomic window:
- the LOC120291762 gene encoding uncharacterized protein LOC120291762, whose amino-acid sequence MMLEISQKLKEPPAVAVTGPSTPALSEHASPSTGGTHVADLPGKEIAGEAPSATPIIANLDPPPKENPTPRLSDESEKRLAKMEEQLCVLQGYELKGADRLSPYTKTSFPENFQEPEFTRKYDGTGCPRTHLRYYMRKMARYADNVPFLIHTFQDSLEGIALTWFIALDIEEFTSWDDLANEFLQQYRFNTELAPTREELTRVEKKRNESFKAFAQRWRTMASQVKPALNEREMKQLFLKTLPSEYFQGLVFSGCQTFSQLVEVGEGVEWAMVEGKISTGGAKKFPPRKDKEAAIEVALVQEPHFPRPTATPAHKPTMVPGSSSQAFDNGKRPFRKGFSPLPRPLSKLLPMLLEKRMVAKEVPRDNPPRFAGFDITKTCEYHMGEVGHDVDNCHMLRYKVQQLLDKNILTFGKLSPMCNVTLYQIM is encoded by the coding sequence atgatgcttgaaataagccagaAGCTTAAGGAGCCCCCCGCCGTAGCTGTCACTGGACCATCCACTCCGGCGTTATCAGAACATGCTTCCCCGTCGACGGGAGGCACGCACGTTGCTGATCTCCCCGGGAAAGAAATTGCTGGAGAAGCTCCTTCTGCCACGCCAATCATCGCCAATTTAGATCCTCCTCCGAAGGAAAACCCAACACCTCGCCTAAGTGACGAGAGTGAAAAACGTTTGGCAAAGATGGAAGAGCAACTATGTGTCTTGCAAGGTTATGAGTTGAAAGGAGCTGATAGGTTATCTCCATACACCAAGACGAGCTTTCCTGAGAATTTCCAGGAGCCTGAGTTCACAAGAAAGTATGACGGAACGGGATGCCCAAGGACCCACCTTAGGTATTACATGAGAAAAATGGCTCGCTATGCTGACAACGTGCCATTCCTCATACACACATTCCAAGATAGTTTGGAAGGCATTGCCCTGACGTGGTTCATTGCGctggacattgaagaattcactAGTTGGGACGACTTAGCCAATGAGTTCTTACAACAATACCGGTTTAACACCGAGCTTGCCCCCACGAGGGAAGAGTTGACTCGcgttgagaagaagaggaatgagtCATTCAAGGCCTTCGCGCAAAGGTGGAGGACCATGGCCTCACAAGTGAAGCCGGCCTTaaatgagagggagatgaagcAGTTGTTCCTCAAGACTTTGCCCTCTGAATACTTCCAAGGGTTAGTATTCTCGGgttgccaaacattttcacaGCTAGTTGAGGTAGGTGAAGGAGTTGAATGGGCAATGGTTGAGGGAAAGATTTCAACCGGAGGCGCGAAGAAATTCCCACCAAGAAAGGATAAGGAGGCCGCAATTGAAGTAGCACTTGTGCAAGAGCCCCATTTCCCTCGGCCAACCGCAACACCCGCGCACAAGCCTACGATGGTTCCAGGTAGTTCATCACAAGCATTCGATAATGGCAAGAGGCCGTTTCGAAAGGGGTTTTCTCCACTACCACGCCCGCTGTCAAAGTTATTGCCCATGCTTCTTGAAAAGAGGATGGTTGCAAAGGAGGTGCCTAGAGATAACCCCCCAAGGTTCGCCGGATTCGATATAACCAAGACCTGTGAATACCACATGGGAGAAGTGGGGCATGATGTAGATAATTGTCACATGCTAAGATACAAAGTTCAACAGCTTCTAGACAAGAACATATTGACTTTCGGGAAGCTCAGCCCAATGTGCAACGTAACCCTCTACCAAATCATGTAG
- the LOC120291763 gene encoding uncharacterized protein LOC120291763, protein MLFHHKLRSSSSPSLLFCCFHDGHAPAAAAYHETASSDCDDGGHPRNVHSAALELPLSEIRYRCRSLIARIGRCRWRPGHAAAASSEFGYDPMSYALNFEDDRSRESDEEFPARNFSARLPLSPDRLLPVNS, encoded by the coding sequence ATGTTGTTCCATCACAAGCTCAGATCATCCTCCTCCCCGAGCCTCCTCTTCTGCTGCTTCCATGATGGCcacgcccccgccgccgccgcctacCACGAGACCGCCTCCTCGGACTGCGACGATGGTGGCCACCCCCGCAATGTCCACTCGGCGGCCCTGGAGCTGCCGCTGTCGGAGATCCGGTACAGATGCCGCAGCCTCATCGCTCGGATCGGGAGGTGCCGGTGGAGGCCGGGCCACGCTGCGGCGGCCTCCTCGGAGTTCGGATACGACCCGATGAGCTACGCGCTCAACTTCGAGGACGATCGGAGCCGGGAGTCGGACGAGGAGTTCCCAGCAAGGAACTTTTCGGCGAGGCTGCCACTGTCTCCGGATCGGTTGTTGCCGGTGAACTCGTAG